Genomic window (Streptomyces sp. LX-29):
CGCAAGAACTCTCGAAAGCTCCCAAGTTGAGCCTCGACCAGTTGGCCCAGTGTGAAGTGGGAACGCTCAGCCCCAAGGCGGTCATGGTCGATCTATTGTGCCGCCTGTACCGAACGGACGCTCAGGGCCTGGGACTGGCTGGTGACTACCGCCAGAGCCACCTCCCCCAGGTCAGCCACCTCGCCCCGGCCGCCGAGTGGGCATACGCCGCACCAGCACCCGATCAGCTCCCCGTACCCGCACGCCAGGACGAGAGCCCGTTCGACCAGCTGATGGAATCCGCCCGCCGCTCCGTGGACCGTACCTTGGCATCCGCCACGGTGAGCGCCGCCCAACTCGATCTCCTCGACGAGCGCATCCTGGGCCTGCGACAGCAGTACTTCTACACACCTCCACGACCGATGCTGACGATGCTGTTAACCGATCTGAGGGAGGTGCGGGAACTGGCCGCCGAGCGGCAGCCGGCCGCAGCACAGGTTCGGCTGTCAGAAATGACAGCCCTGCTGGCCACGCTCGTGGCCGACGCTCTGATGAAGTTGGGCACCCTTCGCCATGCACGGGCGTGGTACGCCACCGCACGCCTCGCTGCTGACGACAGCGGAAACGTGGAACTGCGCGCACGGGTCCGCGCCCAGGCCGCCATGCTCCCTTACTACTACGGGCCGTTGGAGACCGCGGTCGCCCTGGCTCGTGAGGCCCGCCTGCTACTGCACAACCGTCCTTGTGCCAGCGGCGCCTTCGCCGCGGCCGCCGAGGCCCGAGCTCTCGCCCGTCTCGGGGACGCCGCGGGAGCCGAGAGTGCCATCCGCGCCGCGCTCACCGTCTTCGAGAAGACCGACAATGGGCCGGATGACGACGCGTTCGCCTTTCCCCAGCGTCGTCTGTTGATGTATCTCAGTGGTGCCTTCACGTCTCTCGGTCGCAGCCGCAAGGCCCGTGAAGCGCGGAAGCAGGCACTGAGCCTCTACCCTGGTCGCACGGGTATCGACCCCGCACTCCTCCGGCTGGAAGAAGCCATCTGCCTCGCTCAGGACCGGAGCCCCAGCGAAGCGTGCCAACTCGCCGAAGCCGTTTACCTCCAGGTGCCCGAACCTCACCGGACTCCGATCCTCGGAGCCCGGGCGCGGCACGTCATCGACGTACTGCCACCAGCGATGAGGAGCGGGCGCGCGGCCCGGAATCTCAATGATCTCTTGGCTCTGACGCCGGGAACCATGTGACAGACCGCTTCGCGTGGGTCAGCCTTAGTCCATGACGGATTTGGTACAGCTCCATGGCGGATTCGACGAGGCGGAGATGCACCATGTGCTGGACCGAGCCTGCGCGCAGGCCGGCCTCGACAGCGGTGGGGCGACGCTCCTACGCGGTCATACCAACGCCGTAGTACGCCTGGCCAGCGCGCCGGTGGTAGTGAAGATCGCCCGGCGAGGAGCGGCCCAAGAGGGCGTTCGACGTACCGTCGCATTCGTACGGTGGCTGATGGAGCGGGGCTTCCCCACCGTCTCACTCCATTCGGTGCAGCAGCCCATCGTCGTAGACGGTCACCCCGTGACCTTCTGGACCTATCTGCCCCAGCCCGAGCACCCCGTCTCCGCCGCTCAGCTCGCCGCTCCACTACATGCCTTGCACCACCTTCCCCTTCCGCCAGTGCCGCTCAGGACGCTGGACAACGGCGCGGCGATCCGCACCTCGCTGGGTGCCACGACCTCGCTCTCGAAGGAGACC
Coding sequences:
- a CDS encoding phosphotransferase, coding for MTDLVQLHGGFDEAEMHHVLDRACAQAGLDSGGATLLRGHTNAVVRLASAPVVVKIARRGAAQEGVRRTVAFVRWLMERGFPTVSLHSVQQPIVVDGHPVTFWTYLPQPEHPVSAAQLAAPLHALHHLPLPPVPLRTLDNGAAIRTSLGATTSLSKETLRFLTQRAERLVDELGKVGFKLPHAVVQGDPQHRNALHDGDRVVLCDWDTAAQGQPEWDLVTVEIHCRRFGHGRAHYQQFADAYGFDVTQWSGYQVLRDLRELRMITTNARKATHTLGTLAEVERRIAGLRSEDAELRWHIL
- a CDS encoding XRE family transcriptional regulator, with the translated sequence MSLDQLAQCEVGTLSPKAVMVDLLCRLYRTDAQGLGLAGDYRQSHLPQVSHLAPAAEWAYAAPAPDQLPVPARQDESPFDQLMESARRSVDRTLASATVSAAQLDLLDERILGLRQQYFYTPPRPMLTMLLTDLREVRELAAERQPAAAQVRLSEMTALLATLVADALMKLGTLRHARAWYATARLAADDSGNVELRARVRAQAAMLPYYYGPLETAVALAREARLLLHNRPCASGAFAAAAEARALARLGDAAGAESAIRAALTVFEKTDNGPDDDAFAFPQRRLLMYLSGAFTSLGRSRKAREARKQALSLYPGRTGIDPALLRLEEAICLAQDRSPSEACQLAEAVYLQVPEPHRTPILGARARHVIDVLPPAMRSGRAARNLNDLLALTPGTM